Genomic DNA from Candidatus Baltobacteraceae bacterium:
CGAGATGTTCAAGTCGACCTATTCCGACGTGTTCCGCGGCGACGATCATTGGGCGCAGCTCGACGTACCCTCCGGCGAACGCTTCACGTGGGATCCGAAATCCGAATACGTCAAGAAACCGCCGTACTTCGAAAACATGCCGGCCCAACCGCCGGCGCTCGCCGACATCAAGGGCGCGCGCGTGCTCGCGCTGCTCGGCGATTCGGTCACGACCGATCATATCTCACCCGCGGGCAACATCGCCAAGGCTAGCCCCGCCGCGAAATACCTCATGGAGCGCGGCATCTCGCCGAGCGACTTCAATTCTTACGGCGCGCGCCGCGGCAACCACGAAGTGATGGTACGCGGTACGTTTGCCAACGTACGCTTGCGCAACCAGCTCGTGCCGGGCATCGAGGGCGGCTACACGCGCTATCTTCCCACCGGCGAACAGACGTCGATCTTCGATGCCGCCATGAAGTACAAGACCGATGGGACGCCGCTCGTCATCCTCGCGGGCAAAGAGTACGGCTCGGGCAGCTCGCGCGACTGGGCGGCGAAAGGGCCGCATCTGCTCGGCATCAAGGCCGTCATCGCCGAATCGTTCGAACGCATCCATCGCAGCAACCTGATCGGCATGGGCGTCTTACCGCTGCAATTCCTCGACGGCGCCGACATCACGACCTACGCACTCACGGGCGAAGAGACGTTCGACATCACCGGCATCGAAGCCGGAATCACGCCGCGCATGCATCTCACCGTAACCGCCTCCGACGCCGAACGCGCCTCGCTCAAGTTCAAAGTACTCCTACGAATCGACACCCCCGACGAATCCGAATACTACCGCCACGGCGGCATCCTCCAATACGTCCTCCGCCAACTAAAAACCAAATAGCCCGTCATACTTCGACAAGCTCATGCTTCGACAAGCTCAGCATGACAAAGCAAAACCTTGTCATCCTGAGCCTGTCGAAGGACGGAGCCTGTAGAAGGACGATGCTAGAGTAGGGCGCGGCGCATGTCGGCGAGGAGTTTGGTGAGTAGGGTTGTGAAGCGCGCGGCGGAGGCGCCGTCGATCACGCGGTGATCGTATGAGAGTGAGAGCGGCTGCATCAGCCGCGGGACGAACTGTTTGCCGTCCCAGACCGGGCGGATAGCGGCGCGGCACGCGCCGAGGATCGCAACCTCGGGTGCGTTGATGATCGGCGTGAAGTACGTGCCGCCGATGCTGCCGAGACTCGAGATCGTGAACGTTCCGCCCGACATGTCGGCCGGCCCGAGCTTTCCCTCGCGCGCCTTGTTCGCAAGCTCCGACGTCTCCGCGGCGATCTCGGCAATGCCTTTACGATCGGCGTTCTTGATAACCGGCACCACGAGCCCGTTCGGCGTGTCCGCGGCGAAGCCGATGTTGTAGTACTTTTTGAGGACCAGTTCGTCGCCGTCGAGCGACGAGTTAAAAGCCGGAAACTCTTTGAGTGCGGCGATCGACGCTTTGATCAAGAACGCCAGCATCGTCACCTTGACGGCCGACTTCTCGGCGTTGAGTTCTTTACGGAACTCTTCGAGGTCGGTCACGTCGGCGTCGTCGTTCTGCGTGACGTGTGGAATCATTACCCAGTTGCGGTGCAGGTACGGCCCCGAGAGCTTCTGTATTCGCGTGAGCGGCTTGCGTTCGATCGCGCCGAACTGCGCGAAGTCGATCTTCGGCCACGGCGCCAGGTTGAGTCCGCTCGCCGCACCGGCGCTGCCGGTCCCTCCGGCGATCGCCGCCTTAACGTAGTTCTGCACGTCGTCGCGCGTTATGCGCCCGTTCGGGCCGCTCGCGTTCACGTGTGCGAGATCGACGCCGAGTTCCCGCGAAAAGCGCCGAATCGACGGGCTCGCGTGGACGGCGCCGCTCATCGCCGGCGCCGCCGCAACGCGTTGTGCCGGCTCCGGCTGCGCGACCGGCGCCAGCCTTACCGGTTGCGCTTTGGGTGCGGGCGTTGGTGCAGACGTCGCGGGCGGTGCATCGCTCGTCGTGAGCATCGCGATCACGCTGCCTTGCGAGACTTTGTCGCCGACCTTGACCACGATCGACTCGATCGTGCCCGCCGCGCTCGATGGAACTTCCATCGTCGCCTTGTCCGATTCGAGTGCGACCAGCGATGCGTCTTTCGCGATCGTGTCGCCGGGCTTCACCAGAATCTCGATGACCGGAATATCTTTGAAATCACCGACATCGGGCACGGTGAGTTCGATCGATCGCGAAGCGGCAGGCGGCGCCGCAGCTGCCGCCGGCGCCGGTGCGGCTGCCGCCGGTGCCGGTGCGGCTGCCGCCCCGTTGACCTTCGCCGCGGCGCTCGCAAGCGTGAGCACGAGCGAGCCCTCCGAGACCTTGTCGCCGACTTTCACTTTGAGATCTTTGACCGTGCCCGCGGCCGGCGACGGCACTTCCATCGTTGCCTTGTCGGATTCGAGCGCGATCAGCGAGTCGTCTTTCTCGACCGTATCGCCGGCTTTAACGAGCAGTTCGATAACGGAAATGTCTTTGAAGTCGCCGATGTCGGGCACGCGTACTTCGATCGTGTCGCTCACGGATCTGCCTTCCTACACCGTTACCGGGTTGGGTTTGTTCGGGTCGATGTTGTATTTCGCGATCGCGGCCGTCACGAGCGAGACCGGAACCTCACCGTCGTCGGCGAGCGCTTTGAGCGCGGAGAGCGCGACGTAGTGGCGATCGACTTCGAAGAAGCTGCGCAGCTTCGCGCGATAGTCGCTGCGGCCGAACCCGTCTGTTCCGAGCGTGACGTAGCGCCGGGCCTGCCCCGAACTCGTCGCCGGGATGTAGGGTCGAATATGATCGGCAAACGTGCGAATGTAATCGGTCGATGCGATCACCGGTCCGACATGCCCGCCGAGACTCTGGGCGACGAATGGGATGCGCGCTTTCTCGGTTGGATGCAGTAAGTTCCACCGCTCGGCATCGATGCCGTCGCGCCGCAGCTCGTTAAAGCTCGTGACGCTCCAAATATCCGCGCTCACGTTCCAATCGTCGGCGAGCAGCGCCGCGGCCGCCTCGACTTCGCGCAGGATCGCGCCCGAACCCATCAACTGAACCCGCGGCGATTGCTTGTTCTTGGAGACTGCCGCTTCCGTCGAGCGCAGCAGATACATCCCCTTGAGAATGCCCCGCTCGGCGCCCGCCGGCATCGCGGGATGCGGGTAGTTCTCGTTGAGAACCGTGATGTAGTAATAGACGTCTTCCTGATCGTGCAGCATGCGGCGCAGACCGTCTTGCACGATGACCGCGAGTTCGTAGCCGTAGGTTGGATCGTAACTCACGCAGTTCGGAATGAACGAAGCGAAGACTTGGCTGTGTCCGTCCTCGTGCTGCAGACCCTCGCCGTTGAGCGTCGTGCGCCCCGACGTTCCGCCGATCAAGAACCCGCGCGTACGCGAATCGGCCGCGGCCCACGCGAGGTCGCCGATGCGCTGAAAGCCGAACATCGAATAGAAGATGTAAAACGGAATCATCTGTACGCCGTGCGTCGAGTACGACGTTCCGGCGGCGCTCCACGACGAGATCGCGCCGGCTTCGTTGATGCCCTCTTGCAGAATCTGGCCCTGTTTATCTTCGCGATACCACATCAACTGCGCGGCGTCTTGCGGGTGATAGAGCTGCCCGACCGACGAGTAGATGCCCAGCTGGCGGAACATGCCTTCCATACCGAACGTGCGCGATTCGTCGGCGACGATCGGTACGACGTGCTTGCCCACTTCTTTATCTTTGAGGATCGCGTTGAGGATGCGCACGAACGACATGGTCGTTGAGAGTTCGCGATCCTCCGAGCCGTGCAGCTGCGCGTCAAAGGCCGCAAGCTCCGGCACGGCGAGCGCCGTAGCCTTGCGGCGACGCGACGGCACGTGACCGAGCGCCTCCAAGCGCTCGCGGAAGTATTTCATCTCCGGACTGTTCTCCGGCGGTTTCGCGAACGGGATCTCGGCGATCTTGTCGTCGGGAATCGGCAGATGGAAGCGATCGCGAAACGCGCGCATCGCTTCGACCTTCATTTTTTTCGCTTGGTGCGCGATATTCTGCGCTTCGCCGGACTCGCCCATGCCGTAGCCTTTGATCGTCTTGGCGAGAATGACCGTCGGCTGCCCCGTGTGGTCGAACGCCGCCTTATAGGCCGCGTAGACTTTGCGCGGATCGTGTCCGCCGCGCTGCAGCGCCCAAATATCGTCGTCGCTCATGTGCTCGACGAGCGCGGCCGTTTCCGGATAGCGCCCGAAGAAGTGCTCGCGCACGAACGCGCCGTTGTTGGCCTTAAACGTTTGGTAGTCGCCGTCGACGCACTCGTTCATGAGCTGCACGAGCTTTCCGCTCGTGTCGCGCGCGAGCAGTGCGTC
This window encodes:
- the aceF gene encoding dihydrolipoyllysine-residue acetyltransferase, which produces MSDTIEVRVPDIGDFKDISVIELLVKAGDTVEKDDSLIALESDKATMEVPSPAAGTVKDLKVKVGDKVSEGSLVLTLASAAAKVNGAAAAPAPAAAAPAPAAAAAPPAASRSIELTVPDVGDFKDIPVIEILVKPGDTIAKDASLVALESDKATMEVPSSAAGTIESIVVKVGDKVSQGSVIAMLTTSDAPPATSAPTPAPKAQPVRLAPVAQPEPAQRVAAAPAMSGAVHASPSIRRFSRELGVDLAHVNASGPNGRITRDDVQNYVKAAIAGGTGSAGAASGLNLAPWPKIDFAQFGAIERKPLTRIQKLSGPYLHRNWVMIPHVTQNDDADVTDLEEFRKELNAEKSAVKVTMLAFLIKASIAALKEFPAFNSSLDGDELVLKKYYNIGFAADTPNGLVVPVIKNADRKGIAEIAAETSELANKAREGKLGPADMSGGTFTISSLGSIGGTYFTPIINAPEVAILGACRAAIRPVWDGKQFVPRLMQPLSLSYDHRVIDGASAARFTTLLTKLLADMRRALL
- the aceE gene encoding pyruvate dehydrogenase (acetyl-transferring), homodimeric type — protein: MAAGDPQETREWIDAIEGVIANEGPARAQELIGELVETAQRQGAHVSLGFTTPYINTITPNEQPPMPGNDELETRIRHYIRWNSMAMVVRANKDSSELGGHVASFASSATLYDVGFNHFFRAPSEKSGGDLVFMQGHSSPGFYARAFLEGRITEEQLINFRQEVDGKGLSSYPHPWLMPDFWQFPTVSMGLGPIMSIYQARFMRYMNDRGIIDAGDRKVWAFLGDGETDEPESLGAISLAGREHLDNLIWVVNCNLQRLDGPVRGNGKIIQELETVFKGAGWNVIKVIWGSGWDALLARDTSGKLVQLMNECVDGDYQTFKANNGAFVREHFFGRYPETAALVEHMSDDDIWALQRGGHDPRKVYAAYKAAFDHTGQPTVILAKTIKGYGMGESGEAQNIAHQAKKMKVEAMRAFRDRFHLPIPDDKIAEIPFAKPPENSPEMKYFRERLEALGHVPSRRRKATALAVPELAAFDAQLHGSEDRELSTTMSFVRILNAILKDKEVGKHVVPIVADESRTFGMEGMFRQLGIYSSVGQLYHPQDAAQLMWYREDKQGQILQEGINEAGAISSWSAAGTSYSTHGVQMIPFYIFYSMFGFQRIGDLAWAAADSRTRGFLIGGTSGRTTLNGEGLQHEDGHSQVFASFIPNCVSYDPTYGYELAVIVQDGLRRMLHDQEDVYYYITVLNENYPHPAMPAGAERGILKGMYLLRSTEAAVSKNKQSPRVQLMGSGAILREVEAAAALLADDWNVSADIWSVTSFNELRRDGIDAERWNLLHPTEKARIPFVAQSLGGHVGPVIASTDYIRTFADHIRPYIPATSSGQARRYVTLGTDGFGRSDYRAKLRSFFEVDRHYVALSALKALADDGEVPVSLVTAAIAKYNIDPNKPNPVTV